In Leptospira stimsonii, a single window of DNA contains:
- a CDS encoding UDP-N-acetylmuramate--L-alanine ligase, with protein sequence MKIFLIGIGGIAMGNLAHMLKKSGHEVSGSDTGVYPPMSDKLKEWEIPYFEGFKAENIQGQELIIVGNAISRGNPEVEEMLNRGVEYLSMPAAISKFFLKGKKVIVVAGTHGKTTTTFLIHHILKENGVSPGLFVGGIRKDGFPGFEVGNGSYFVIEGDEYDTAFFDKSSKFLHYRPTYAVLNALDYDHADIFPNIEAIETMFKRLINLVPGNGNIFYWSGSGSLKKLVQNVKFTKTEGFEWNRKDSSLSWKKHELFWEERKLDPVIFGDHNYRNIEVAIRVCSEILKEQNPNGYKEGISKAIDSFPGVKRRQDILFQSPKAIVMEDFAHHPVAVHETIHAIKKRFHGYKIIALFEPRSATSHRNVFQKEYSYSFLGADLTVLTEIHNLKKVSKEIRLDVKKLVQKLLKNSKTIPVYAKDPQELLAKLEKMIPQFTGEKILILAMSNGSFGGIYTGLVDLARKHT encoded by the coding sequence TTGAAAATTTTTCTAATCGGAATCGGCGGAATTGCGATGGGAAATCTCGCGCATATGCTCAAAAAAAGCGGACACGAGGTTTCCGGTTCGGATACGGGAGTTTACCCTCCTATGTCCGACAAGTTGAAAGAATGGGAAATCCCTTACTTCGAAGGTTTTAAGGCCGAGAATATACAAGGTCAGGAACTGATCATCGTAGGGAATGCGATTTCAAGAGGAAATCCCGAAGTGGAAGAGATGCTCAATCGCGGAGTCGAATATCTTTCGATGCCCGCCGCGATCAGCAAATTCTTTCTCAAAGGTAAAAAGGTGATCGTTGTCGCCGGAACTCACGGAAAAACAACTACTACATTCTTAATTCATCATATTTTAAAAGAGAACGGGGTTTCTCCCGGTTTGTTCGTGGGCGGAATTCGTAAAGACGGCTTCCCGGGATTCGAAGTTGGAAACGGTTCGTATTTCGTGATCGAAGGCGACGAATACGATACGGCTTTTTTCGACAAGTCTTCCAAATTCTTACACTATCGTCCCACCTATGCGGTGTTAAACGCATTGGATTACGACCACGCGGATATTTTTCCGAATATAGAAGCGATCGAAACGATGTTCAAACGTCTGATCAACTTGGTTCCCGGAAACGGAAACATCTTTTATTGGAGCGGATCCGGTTCTCTGAAAAAATTGGTTCAGAACGTTAAGTTTACGAAGACCGAAGGTTTCGAATGGAATCGAAAGGATTCTTCGCTCTCTTGGAAAAAGCACGAACTCTTCTGGGAAGAAAGAAAATTGGATCCCGTTATTTTCGGAGATCACAATTATCGAAATATAGAAGTGGCGATCCGCGTTTGTTCCGAAATTCTAAAAGAACAAAATCCGAACGGTTACAAAGAAGGGATCTCAAAGGCGATCGATTCTTTTCCGGGAGTGAAAAGAAGACAGGACATTCTTTTTCAATCTCCGAAAGCGATCGTGATGGAGGACTTTGCGCACCACCCGGTCGCGGTTCATGAAACGATTCACGCGATCAAAAAACGGTTTCACGGTTATAAGATCATCGCTCTCTTTGAGCCGAGAAGCGCGACGTCTCACAGAAACGTATTTCAGAAAGAATATTCGTATTCTTTCTTAGGAGCCGATTTAACTGTTCTTACTGAAATTCATAATTTGAAGAAGGTCTCAAAAGAGATTCGTCTGGACGTGAAAAAGCTGGTTCAAAAACTTTTGAAAAATTCCAAAACGATCCCGGTTTACGCAAAGGACCCTCAGGAGTTGCTTGCAAAACTTGAGAAAATGATTCCCCAATTTACGGGAGAAAAAATTCTTATCTTAGCCATGTCCAACGGTTCCTTCGGCGGCATTTATACCGGACTTGTGGACTTGGCTCGGAAGCACACATGA
- the pheS gene encoding phenylalanine--tRNA ligase subunit alpha → MNLSQELDSIFEEAIQKIGASVSEEDLDKNKNDFIGKKGKLTAVLKNVASLSIEEKKTVGQKANELSKKLEAFVSDTKTTLKKKLFESQAASEFFDTLRPLSKPENGSLHPITQIQYEIEDIFASMGFSIMDGPEIETDTNNFGALNFTEDHPAREMQDTFYLENGNLLRTHTSAIQVRTLRHLKPPFRIIAPGRVFRYEEVDASHEHTFYQIEGMVVGKNISAANLIDTMQVLLSRIFEKEIKTRLRPGYFPFVEPGFELDINCLVCEGKGCPVCKQSGWLELLPCGLIHPNVLSHAGLDPKEWTGFAFGLGLDRLVMMRYGIHDIRYFQSGNLRFLKQF, encoded by the coding sequence ATGAATTTATCCCAAGAACTCGATTCCATCTTTGAAGAGGCGATCCAAAAGATCGGCGCTTCCGTTTCAGAAGAAGATTTAGATAAGAATAAGAACGACTTTATCGGTAAAAAAGGAAAGTTGACCGCGGTTTTAAAAAACGTGGCTTCCCTTTCGATTGAGGAAAAAAAGACGGTCGGGCAAAAGGCCAACGAGCTTTCTAAAAAGCTCGAGGCATTCGTTTCCGATACGAAAACGACTCTAAAGAAAAAACTTTTCGAATCCCAAGCCGCATCCGAATTCTTCGATACGCTACGACCGCTTTCCAAACCGGAGAACGGAAGTCTTCATCCGATCACTCAGATCCAATACGAGATCGAGGACATCTTTGCTTCGATGGGATTTAGTATTATGGACGGACCGGAAATAGAAACAGATACGAATAATTTCGGCGCCCTGAATTTTACGGAAGATCATCCTGCGAGAGAAATGCAGGATACATTTTATCTGGAGAATGGAAATCTTCTAAGAACTCATACTTCTGCGATACAAGTGAGAACGCTAAGACATCTCAAACCTCCTTTTAGAATCATCGCACCGGGAAGGGTGTTTCGTTACGAAGAAGTGGATGCTTCTCACGAGCATACGTTTTATCAGATCGAAGGAATGGTCGTGGGCAAAAATATTTCCGCGGCGAATCTGATCGATACAATGCAGGTTTTACTTTCCAGAATTTTCGAGAAGGAAATCAAAACGAGACTCAGACCGGGGTATTTTCCGTTTGTAGAACCCGGATTCGAACTCGATATCAACTGCCTCGTCTGTGAAGGAAAAGGATGTCCAGTTTGTAAACAATCGGGTTGGTTGGAACTTTTGCCTTGTGGATTGATTCATCCAAACGTTTTATCGCACGCAGGTTTGGACCCGAAAGAATGGACCGGTTTTGCGTTTGGTCTCGGATTGGATCGTCTCGTGATGATGCGTTACGGAATTCACGACATACGTTATTTTCAGTCCGGAAATCTCAGATTCTTAAAACAATTCTAA
- a CDS encoding acyl-CoA thioesterase: protein MISTPIQTRWMDMDPFAHVSNSVFVSYLEIGRVDYCRRRFDVKDVFEVPFILARIEIDLKKSIEMNHIVEVQTSVIRIGNSSWDFQSVILESNTKEIFAVARTVQVTFDHKTKATIPIPPKVRSILETDLKEFQRQNIEG from the coding sequence ATGATTTCCACTCCGATTCAGACGAGATGGATGGACATGGATCCGTTTGCTCACGTAAGCAATTCCGTATTCGTTTCCTATTTGGAAATCGGAAGAGTGGATTATTGTCGTCGTCGTTTCGACGTAAAGGATGTTTTCGAAGTTCCTTTTATTCTCGCGAGAATCGAAATCGATCTTAAAAAATCCATCGAAATGAATCACATTGTCGAAGTGCAAACTTCTGTAATTCGAATCGGAAATAGCTCTTGGGATTTTCAATCCGTAATTTTAGAATCCAATACGAAGGAAATCTTTGCAGTCGCAAGAACCGTTCAAGTTACCTTTGATCATAAGACAAAAGCGACGATTCCCATTCCGCCGAAAGTGCGCTCGATTTTGGAAACGGATCTCAAAGAGTTTCAAAGACAAAACATCGAAGGTTAG
- a CDS encoding gamma-glutamyltransferase family protein, whose product MNRILKYILGSLFSLIVLLFFLYFTFSRPNEILEFNDPYHQDRPLAQGSKMMVASGHPLATKIALEILEKGGNAADAGIAALLVLNVTQGEEASFPGVAPLLFYDSKTQKVESYIGAGKAPSKATIEYFQSRGHKYIPTLKYSSQLIPASPDVIVALLKKYGTMSFTEVSAPAIKIAEEGFPVHRILMRNLNINIFKRFGFSILLPYNAEVYLDKKWWKPIYQNERFRRPALGKTLREIAKVESETFRSNPDRDKALDAVRKYFYEGPIMDRIIQAHDANDGTMVRSDFTTYSGGWEKPLQGNYGPYTIFSNQTWNQGAVVPIALQILDGIDLKSMGHNSPKYIHTVAQAIELAMADREKYFGDPAFVDVPLEGLLSKEYASERRKLLQPTAFGKTPPFGNPVAYQKKNISNLLEFQKQRKDSLPNQNNSTVDQNRLSTEISSDSIFDTSVFRRVIAKLNSFETPLAFHSFVEDRQLSLWEKTGKIGRDTTYLSIIDPEGNSLSLTPSDFPQSPMIEGDITLGIRMTQFRLDPSHPSSLLPGKRPTITPNASMVFKDGKFLMSFGTPGGDMQTQATIQVFLNMFVFGMNPQAAVNAPRFRSLNWPDAFSPHAYYPGRLELEKEIDMNHGKALKELGYDVIGRDAWEYDFAAPCISMKDPKTGKLYGGADPRKESWAEGR is encoded by the coding sequence ATGAACCGGATTCTAAAATACATTCTTGGAAGTCTTTTCAGTCTAATCGTTCTTCTCTTCTTCCTCTACTTCACTTTTTCTAGACCCAATGAAATCTTAGAATTCAACGATCCATATCATCAAGATCGCCCTCTAGCACAAGGGTCCAAAATGATGGTTGCATCCGGTCATCCGCTCGCAACCAAGATTGCCTTAGAAATTTTGGAAAAGGGAGGAAACGCGGCCGACGCAGGAATTGCCGCCTTACTCGTGTTAAACGTTACACAAGGCGAAGAAGCCTCTTTTCCCGGAGTAGCCCCCTTACTTTTTTACGATTCGAAAACGCAGAAAGTGGAAAGTTATATCGGCGCGGGAAAAGCTCCGTCCAAAGCCACGATCGAATACTTTCAATCCAGAGGACACAAATACATTCCAACTTTGAAATATAGTTCACAATTGATCCCCGCTTCCCCCGACGTAATTGTCGCGCTTCTAAAAAAATACGGGACGATGAGTTTCACGGAAGTCAGCGCTCCGGCAATCAAAATCGCGGAAGAAGGCTTCCCCGTTCACCGTATTCTGATGCGAAATCTAAATATCAATATTTTCAAACGATTCGGATTTTCGATTCTTCTTCCATACAATGCAGAAGTTTACTTGGATAAGAAATGGTGGAAACCGATCTATCAGAACGAGCGTTTCCGACGTCCCGCGCTCGGAAAAACGTTACGCGAAATTGCAAAAGTAGAATCCGAAACATTTCGATCGAATCCGGATCGGGACAAGGCGTTAGACGCGGTTCGAAAATATTTCTACGAAGGTCCGATCATGGATCGAATCATCCAGGCCCACGATGCAAACGACGGGACAATGGTAAGATCGGACTTTACGACCTATTCCGGAGGTTGGGAAAAGCCGCTTCAAGGAAACTACGGACCTTATACGATCTTCTCCAATCAGACTTGGAATCAAGGAGCCGTCGTCCCGATTGCACTTCAAATTTTAGACGGAATCGATTTAAAATCAATGGGTCACAATTCTCCAAAGTACATTCATACCGTTGCGCAAGCGATCGAACTCGCTATGGCGGATCGAGAAAAATATTTCGGTGATCCTGCCTTTGTTGATGTTCCCCTGGAAGGACTTCTAAGCAAAGAATATGCGAGCGAGAGAAGAAAACTTTTGCAACCCACCGCATTCGGTAAAACCCCTCCCTTCGGAAATCCTGTCGCTTATCAAAAGAAGAATATTTCAAACTTGCTCGAATTTCAAAAACAAAGGAAAGATTCTCTCCCGAATCAAAATAATTCTACCGTTGATCAAAATCGACTTTCAACGGAGATTTCCTCGGATTCTATTTTCGATACTTCGGTATTTCGTCGCGTGATCGCAAAACTGAATTCTTTTGAAACACCTCTTGCATTCCATTCCTTCGTCGAAGATCGGCAACTTTCTCTTTGGGAAAAAACAGGAAAAATCGGACGGGATACAACTTATCTCAGCATCATAGATCCCGAAGGAAATTCCCTCTCATTAACTCCGAGCGACTTTCCACAATCGCCGATGATCGAAGGAGATATCACTTTGGGGATTCGAATGACTCAGTTTCGATTGGATCCGAGTCATCCTTCCTCACTTCTTCCCGGGAAACGACCAACGATAACTCCGAACGCTTCGATGGTTTTTAAAGATGGAAAATTTTTAATGAGTTTCGGTACTCCCGGCGGCGACATGCAAACTCAGGCAACTATACAAGTTTTTTTGAATATGTTTGTTTTCGGTATGAATCCTCAAGCCGCTGTCAATGCTCCTCGTTTTCGTTCCCTAAATTGGCCGGACGCTTTTTCACCTCATGCCTATTATCCGGGTCGTTTAGAATTGGAAAAAGAAATCGATATGAATCATGGAAAAGCGTTAAAAGAATTGGGATACGACGTGATAGGACGCGATGCCTGGGAATACGATTTCGCCGCTCCTTGTATTTCGATGAAAGATCCAAAGACCGGAAAACTCTACGGAGGAGCCGACCCGAGAAAAGAATCCTGGGCGGAAGGACGTTAG
- a CDS encoding transposase, translating into MIVSQSVETGQADVLFAEKMIQKVESCYRSLKPENHDLRKIQYILDAGYASESNFRTLKDFDLYCPDRTITKLFQAGKIPKLPALLKRKPKQIRFAFEKIHNRFVCPTGRILKFRSEKHLHGKGSHSDFRSTGCSDCKLKRFCTKGKKKSILVNSNYLKSNYIHLSPSKNYSPNETSSFYTMEMRRKLQIPKSRKIYAKRFPSVEGVFGVIKGARKGSKFLRKGLENVSLECSERCSAHNIGKLCGFRNI; encoded by the coding sequence ATGATCGTTTCTCAAAGCGTGGAGACGGGACAAGCGGACGTTTTGTTTGCGGAAAAGATGATTCAAAAAGTGGAATCTTGTTACAGGTCTTTGAAACCGGAAAATCATGATTTAAGGAAAATTCAATATATTCTGGATGCGGGTTACGCTAGCGAATCGAACTTTCGCACACTAAAAGACTTTGATCTCTATTGTCCTGATCGGACGATTACAAAATTATTCCAAGCCGGAAAAATACCGAAGCTACCCGCCCTTCTCAAGCGCAAGCCCAAACAGATTCGATTCGCTTTTGAAAAGATTCACAACCGTTTCGTCTGTCCTACGGGTAGAATTCTCAAATTCAGATCTGAAAAACATTTGCACGGCAAAGGAAGCCATTCGGATTTCCGATCGACTGGTTGTTCGGATTGTAAGTTGAAACGGTTCTGCACAAAAGGAAAGAAAAAGTCGATTTTAGTAAATTCTAATTATCTAAAAAGCAATTACATTCACTTAAGCCCGAGCAAAAATTATTCTCCGAATGAAACGAGTAGTTTCTATACAATGGAGATGAGAAGGAAACTTCAAATTCCAAAATCCAGAAAGATTTATGCGAAGAGATTTCCTTCTGTCGAAGGAGTGTTCGGCGTAATCAAAGGCGCTCGCAAAGGAAGTAAATTTTTGAGAAAAGGCTTAGAAAACGTCTCTCTCGAATGCTCGGAAAGATGTTCTGCTCACAATATCGGGAAACTCTGCGGGTTTCGAAACATCTGA
- a CDS encoding acetyl-CoA acetyltransferase has translation MSEKIYILGGEQTDFQRNWTKEGKTFMSLMREAVQDGLAAVGITPDELKKLNKQNRIGIFVGNFDAEQYATQGHLGAFLTEVDPAFYGIPGGRFEAACASGSIALDAAATKIRAKDYDVAIVLGIEIMKTVSSSVGGDFLGTAAYYEKEAKGVQFPFPKLFGKLADVILERYKLPEQRFMGALAEISRINYDNAKRNPKAQTRSWFMNKEHANARGGEYNMAVGGRLCITDCSQVTDGAAMVVLANKSYTEEYAKKRGKKINTIPRLKGWGHRVAPITFDAKVAESKGDKYILPWTRQTVKDAYDRAELGVKDIDVFETHDCFTSSEYAAISAFGITQPGKEHEAIEDGVIDINGKKPINPSGGLIGVGHPVGASGVRMMLDLYKQVTGTAGNYQVEGAKNGLMLNIGGSATTNVVFIVGK, from the coding sequence ATGAGCGAGAAAATTTACATCCTCGGCGGGGAACAGACCGATTTTCAAAGAAACTGGACCAAAGAAGGAAAGACCTTCATGTCCTTGATGCGCGAGGCCGTCCAAGACGGTTTAGCCGCAGTGGGAATCACACCCGATGAACTCAAAAAACTAAATAAACAAAATAGAATCGGAATTTTCGTAGGAAACTTCGATGCGGAGCAATATGCAACTCAAGGTCACTTGGGAGCATTTTTAACCGAAGTCGATCCTGCTTTCTATGGAATTCCAGGTGGACGTTTTGAAGCGGCATGTGCATCCGGCTCCATCGCTCTCGATGCGGCGGCCACAAAAATCCGCGCGAAAGACTATGACGTTGCGATCGTTCTCGGAATCGAGATCATGAAAACCGTAAGTTCTTCCGTGGGTGGCGACTTTTTAGGAACAGCCGCCTATTACGAAAAAGAAGCGAAGGGAGTTCAATTTCCTTTCCCTAAACTTTTCGGAAAACTCGCGGACGTAATTTTGGAAAGATACAAACTTCCGGAACAAAGATTCATGGGAGCGTTAGCCGAAATTTCTAGAATCAACTACGACAACGCAAAGAGAAATCCGAAAGCACAAACTCGTTCTTGGTTTATGAACAAAGAACACGCAAACGCACGCGGAGGAGAATACAACATGGCCGTGGGAGGAAGACTCTGCATTACCGATTGTTCTCAAGTGACCGACGGCGCGGCGATGGTAGTACTCGCTAACAAATCTTATACGGAAGAATACGCGAAAAAAAGAGGAAAGAAGATCAACACGATCCCAAGACTGAAAGGCTGGGGACACAGAGTTGCGCCGATCACTTTTGACGCGAAGGTTGCGGAATCAAAAGGAGACAAATACATTCTCCCTTGGACAAGACAAACCGTAAAAGACGCGTATGACAGAGCCGAACTCGGAGTAAAAGACATCGATGTTTTTGAAACTCACGACTGTTTCACTTCATCCGAATATGCGGCGATCTCCGCTTTTGGAATCACGCAACCCGGAAAAGAACACGAAGCAATCGAAGACGGCGTGATTGACATCAACGGGAAAAAACCAATCAACCCGTCCGGCGGACTCATCGGAGTTGGACACCCAGTCGGCGCATCCGGAGTTAGGATGATGCTTGATCTTTACAAACAAGTCACTGGAACAGCTGGAAACTATCAGGTAGAAGGCGCTAAAAACGGATTGATGTTGAACATCGGCGGATCCGCAACAACGAACGTGGTTTTCATCGTAGGAAAATAA
- a CDS encoding 3-hydroxyacyl-CoA dehydrogenase family protein → MREIKTVTVLGANGTMGAGSAAIVASFGKAKVHMLARDISKAKEGIEKAIGSVKTDTIRPRLIPGSYDADLEKAVAESDWVFELVAESYEVKEPINKRIASSRRPGTIVSTVSSGLSIERLSKAFDEDGQKHYFGTHFFNPPYKMILCELVSHKGSDKKVLKQLGEYLDKVLGRAVVYTNDTPAFAGNRIGFQLINEVAQIAEKYSDKGGIALMDAIMSGYTGRAMAPLDTADFVGLDVHKAIVDNLYEMTKDAAHSTFKMPGYFQKLIDKGDLGRKAGGGLYKMSKTPDGKKEKLVYNIGADLYEPLPKFEIEFIRQANRRISEADYIGAMNIVKEAKGFEADLARYFIARYVSYSLSIVGEVVDTKEMADLAMGTGFNWAPASAFVDFLGGPKDAIQLIEKAKLPVPEVLAKAKPGKPFYELKEKLDARSLFKG, encoded by the coding sequence ATGAGAGAGATAAAAACAGTAACAGTATTAGGCGCTAACGGTACAATGGGCGCCGGGTCAGCGGCAATCGTTGCCTCCTTCGGGAAGGCAAAAGTCCACATGCTTGCTAGGGACATAAGCAAAGCGAAAGAAGGTATTGAGAAAGCAATCGGTTCAGTGAAGACAGATACGATTCGCCCAAGACTCATTCCCGGTTCTTACGATGCAGATCTTGAAAAAGCGGTAGCAGAATCCGACTGGGTCTTCGAACTCGTTGCGGAAAGTTATGAAGTAAAAGAACCGATTAACAAAAGAATCGCGAGCTCCAGAAGACCTGGAACTATCGTTTCCACTGTTTCTTCCGGACTTTCGATTGAAAGACTTTCAAAGGCATTCGATGAAGACGGACAAAAGCACTATTTTGGAACTCACTTCTTCAACCCTCCATACAAAATGATTCTTTGTGAACTCGTTTCGCACAAAGGATCGGATAAAAAAGTTCTCAAACAACTCGGAGAATATCTGGATAAGGTTCTTGGCCGGGCGGTCGTTTACACAAACGATACTCCTGCGTTTGCAGGAAATAGAATCGGATTTCAGCTCATCAACGAAGTAGCCCAAATTGCGGAAAAATATTCCGATAAAGGCGGGATCGCTCTTATGGACGCGATCATGAGCGGTTATACCGGAAGAGCGATGGCTCCTTTGGATACGGCGGATTTCGTAGGCCTGGACGTTCACAAAGCGATCGTGGACAACCTCTATGAAATGACAAAAGACGCGGCTCATTCTACTTTTAAAATGCCGGGTTATTTTCAGAAGCTTATCGATAAAGGTGATTTAGGAAGAAAAGCAGGTGGCGGACTTTATAAGATGTCCAAAACTCCGGACGGAAAGAAAGAGAAGTTAGTCTATAATATAGGTGCTGATCTTTACGAACCTCTTCCTAAGTTTGAGATCGAATTCATTCGTCAGGCGAACAGAAGAATTTCCGAAGCGGATTACATCGGCGCTATGAATATCGTAAAGGAAGCGAAAGGTTTTGAAGCGGACCTCGCGAGATACTTCATCGCAAGATACGTTAGTTATTCTCTTTCTATCGTTGGTGAAGTCGTAGACACAAAAGAAATGGCGGACCTCGCAATGGGAACCGGATTCAATTGGGCTCCGGCTTCAGCATTCGTTGATTTCTTAGGCGGACCTAAGGACGCGATTCAACTGATCGAAAAAGCAAAACTTCCGGTTCCTGAGGTATTAGCAAAAGCGAAACCAGGGAAACCGTTTTACGAGCTGAAGGAAAAACTTGACGCTCGATCACTTTTTAAAGGATAA
- a CDS encoding O-acetyl-ADP-ribose deacetylase, translated as MKDRIQLIQGDITKLKVDAIVNAANNSLLGGGGVDGAIHSAGGPAILEECYKIKNRQGECKTGEAVITTAGKLPAKFVIHAVGPIWYGGKKNEDQLLENAYTNSLRLAKENSILTIAFPNISTGIYNFPKERAGKIAVHSVLDFLKKDTTLEKVFFVCFDSENFRIYETLLPI; from the coding sequence ATGAAAGATAGAATTCAACTCATACAAGGTGATATCACGAAACTTAAAGTGGATGCGATCGTAAACGCGGCCAACAATTCTTTGTTAGGCGGTGGAGGAGTTGACGGAGCGATCCACAGCGCGGGAGGTCCGGCAATATTGGAAGAATGTTATAAAATCAAAAACCGACAAGGAGAATGTAAGACCGGAGAGGCCGTGATTACCACTGCCGGAAAACTTCCCGCGAAATTCGTGATCCATGCGGTAGGTCCGATCTGGTATGGAGGAAAGAAGAATGAAGATCAACTATTAGAAAACGCTTATACGAATAGCCTTCGTTTAGCCAAAGAAAACTCGATTCTTACGATCGCCTTCCCGAATATAAGCACTGGAATTTATAATTTTCCAAAAGAAAGGGCGGGCAAAATTGCGGTTCATTCAGTTCTCGATTTCTTAAAAAAAGATACCACGCTTGAAAAAGTATTCTTCGTTTGTTTTGATTCCGAAAATTTTAGAATTTACGAAACACTGCTACCAATTTAA
- a CDS encoding DUF1564 domain-containing protein has protein sequence MGILLLNSDQELHTALQEKRTDVVTLLVPKKTLLRLSEKERRNLSKRIPLLLKRYAKYLTSIKRIGNKAEKTLYQPSPGKGEMQRINVRVSRKSWTLLGLFAQVHGVSRCFLFHFLLELDELGVGDSIVNIMNAGSPTFHRTYRYTFHIDILNNRIKRSLKCEPIDFFQVLDYRELRDS, from the coding sequence ATGGGAATTTTACTTTTAAACTCCGATCAAGAACTTCACACCGCCCTCCAGGAAAAGCGAACCGATGTTGTAACCTTACTCGTTCCGAAAAAAACCTTACTCCGATTGAGTGAAAAGGAAAGGAGGAATCTTTCGAAGAGAATTCCTCTTCTTTTGAAAAGATATGCAAAATATCTTACTTCAATAAAACGAATAGGAAATAAAGCGGAGAAAACTTTATACCAACCCAGTCCAGGAAAAGGAGAAATGCAGAGAATCAATGTTCGAGTAAGTAGGAAGAGCTGGACACTCCTGGGTTTGTTTGCCCAGGTTCACGGAGTTTCTCGTTGTTTTCTCTTTCATTTTCTTTTGGAACTGGATGAGTTGGGTGTCGGGGATTCTATCGTGAATATTATGAATGCGGGAAGTCCAACATTCCACAGGACTTACAGATATACATTTCATATCGATATCCTGAATAATCGAATAAAACGATCCCTAAAATGCGAGCCGATCGATTTTTTTCAGGTTCTGGATTATCGAGAGCTTCGAGATTCTTGA